The following coding sequences lie in one Haladaptatus sp. DJG-WS-42 genomic window:
- a CDS encoding amidohydrolase family protein has product MELTGTILRGRSFDPIEGRLVVEDGEITAIEEAPTDSTDIILPAFVNAHTHIGDSIAKEAGGGLSLDELVAPPDGLKHRLLRAADQQELIAAMRRSISFMQQTGTAAFIEFREGGTDGVEALREAASAQPVEPVILGREELAAMDASDGYGASGARDAEFGSERTATREAGKLFGIHAGERDELDINPALDLDPDFLVHMVHPQPIHFERVEDNNIPIVVCPRSNLVTNVGIPPIAEWCERTTVALGTDNVMLNSPSMFREMEFTAKLADVSATDVLQMATINGAEIAGLDYGVLETGRPAKLQVLDGDSDNLTGAKDVVRAVVRRAGASDVKSVHL; this is encoded by the coding sequence ATGGAACTCACAGGGACGATTCTGCGCGGGCGGTCGTTCGACCCCATCGAAGGGCGACTCGTCGTCGAAGACGGCGAAATCACCGCTATCGAAGAAGCACCCACGGACTCGACAGACATCATCCTCCCGGCGTTCGTAAACGCCCACACCCACATCGGCGACTCGATTGCGAAAGAAGCCGGCGGCGGCCTCTCACTGGACGAACTCGTCGCCCCACCGGACGGCCTGAAACACCGCCTGCTCAGAGCCGCAGACCAGCAGGAACTCATCGCCGCGATGCGCCGGTCGATTTCCTTTATGCAACAGACCGGGACCGCGGCGTTCATCGAATTCCGCGAAGGCGGCACGGACGGCGTCGAAGCGCTCCGCGAAGCCGCGAGCGCCCAGCCGGTCGAACCCGTCATCCTCGGTCGTGAAGAGCTTGCGGCGATGGACGCCAGCGACGGCTACGGTGCGAGCGGCGCGAGAGACGCGGAATTTGGGAGCGAACGAACTGCCACACGGGAAGCGGGCAAGCTGTTCGGCATCCACGCGGGTGAACGCGACGAACTCGACATCAACCCGGCGCTCGACTTAGACCCGGATTTTCTCGTCCACATGGTACACCCGCAGCCGATTCACTTTGAACGGGTCGAAGACAACAATATCCCAATCGTCGTTTGCCCGCGGTCGAACCTCGTCACGAACGTCGGTATCCCACCAATTGCAGAGTGGTGCGAGCGAACGACGGTTGCCCTCGGCACGGACAACGTGATGCTCAACAGCCCCTCGATGTTCCGCGAGATGGAGTTCACCGCGAAACTCGCAGACGTGTCCGCGACCGACGTGTTGCAGATGGCAACTATCAACGGGGCCGAAATCGCTGGTCTCGACTACGGTGTGCTCGAAACGGGCCGACCAGCAAAGTTGCAGGTGCTCGACGGTGATTCTGATAACCTCACCGGTGCCAAAGACGTCGTCAGAGCCGTCGTCCGGCGAGCTGGCGCGAGCGACGTAAAATCCGTCCATCTCTAA
- a CDS encoding HD domain-containing protein, producing MKHIKDSVHDHIEVAGVAQDLLDTPEVQRLRHVKQLGTAGLVYPSANHSRFEHSLGVYHLATQALRHLRVEGRQAERVRAAALLHDVGHTPFSHNIESIIEHHTGKYHDDVHELLDTGTVGDILRAHDLDPDKVADLVAGDGELGQVVSGELDVDRMDYLLRDAHHTGVPYGTIDHGRLVRELRFVDGELVLAEGNVQTAESLLLARALMNPTVYNHHVARIGKTMLRRATEHLLENDVVTPETLRRMDDHDLIVALRTFDGTRGFADRLSYRDLYKRGIWAEMRDVADDVIDASREQIHEWETEIAVQAEVDVDEVLLDIPSRPKMKESSTRVIVNGEIRPLDQQSTLVGALETAQRDQWRFGVYAPASVAERVGNAAVRELGLDIDGALVQDVRHGIHARLDEFE from the coding sequence ATGAAGCATATAAAGGACAGCGTCCACGACCACATCGAGGTGGCGGGCGTTGCCCAGGACTTACTCGACACCCCGGAAGTCCAGCGGTTACGCCACGTAAAGCAGTTGGGCACGGCGGGGCTGGTCTACCCCTCTGCGAACCACTCACGATTCGAACACAGCCTCGGCGTCTACCACCTCGCCACCCAAGCCCTGCGCCACCTGCGTGTCGAAGGCCGACAGGCCGAACGCGTTCGGGCAGCTGCCTTACTCCACGACGTTGGTCATACGCCGTTTTCGCACAACATCGAATCCATCATCGAACACCACACGGGCAAGTACCACGACGACGTGCACGAACTGCTCGACACGGGGACCGTCGGCGACATCCTTCGAGCCCACGACCTCGACCCAGACAAGGTCGCAGACCTCGTCGCGGGCGACGGCGAACTTGGCCAAGTTGTCTCGGGCGAACTTGACGTCGACCGCATGGACTACCTCCTGCGCGACGCCCACCATACGGGCGTCCCCTACGGCACAATCGACCACGGCCGACTCGTCCGCGAACTCCGTTTCGTCGACGGCGAACTCGTCCTTGCAGAGGGAAACGTCCAGACCGCAGAGAGTCTGCTGCTCGCGCGAGCGTTGATGAATCCGACCGTCTACAACCACCACGTCGCTCGTATCGGGAAGACGATGCTCCGGCGCGCGACCGAACACCTGCTCGAAAACGACGTCGTCACGCCCGAAACTCTTCGCCGGATGGACGACCACGACCTCATCGTCGCGCTCCGCACCTTCGACGGAACCCGCGGTTTCGCAGACCGCCTCAGCTACCGCGACCTCTACAAACGCGGCATCTGGGCGGAGATGCGCGACGTTGCCGACGACGTCATCGACGCAAGCCGCGAGCAAATCCACGAGTGGGAGACGGAAATCGCGGTCCAAGCCGAAGTTGATGTAGACGAAGTGCTCCTCGACATTCCGTCCCGACCGAAGATGAAAGAGTCCTCGACACGGGTCATCGTGAACGGGGAAATCCGCCCACTTGACCAGCAATCGACACTCGTTGGCGCGCTCGAAACCGCCCAACGCGACCAGTGGCGTTTTGGCGTTTATGCGCCAGCGTCGGTCGCAGAACGCGTCGGAAACGCTGCCGTCAGAGAACTTGGGCTCGACATCGACGGCGCGCTCGTCCAAGACGTGCGCCACGGCATCCACGCGCGACTTGACGAGTTTGAATAA
- a CDS encoding Na+/H+ antiporter NhaC family protein yields MPSDKQAGSDELDETLRQELAEGSSARSGPTLEFYGGKWMSALPIGLFIVWAIFQSGLLGIGDTTGLSIGMLVSLTVGMLFVKGDWKEYANVIFEGMTRRVAATAIVAWLWAGMFAQTLQDGGFVDGLVWAAQVMPVSDALLPQLFPAVTFILAALLATGIGTGYGTTIAFTGLFFPAGLLLGANPVLLFGAILSGAVFGDNLAPVSDTTIVSAVTQDSDIGGVVASRFKYAFVAAALAFTAYIIMGLSMPGIDIGQNAQQLLEAQSNPLGLVHLISMGVVIVTAIRGRHIVEAISWGIFTAIAASLAFGLASVQDILVFNAPEGAPFAAMLDVLPFVQVVEEGTGVAGSLVTGASGFFPLIVLTLLIVAGAQVMIRGGGFEALQNLLLNVVATNVRRAETTMVLGTASVNAMITINTAAEIAIAPYISRMGEKFNINGYRRANILDANTSALGYIFPWAGGVLVGVTQMEQLAANNGEFAWFTQEMVVNAISVVPFVFHGWFLVGVFLLAALTGYGREYIPDRESKEVARV; encoded by the coding sequence ATGCCTAGTGACAAACAAGCCGGGTCTGACGAGCTCGATGAGACCCTCCGCCAAGAGTTGGCAGAGGGGTCATCAGCCCGATCGGGTCCAACCTTAGAGTTCTACGGAGGGAAGTGGATGAGCGCCCTTCCGATTGGATTGTTCATCGTGTGGGCCATCTTCCAAAGTGGCCTTCTCGGAATCGGTGACACGACAGGACTTTCGATTGGGATGCTCGTCTCCCTGACCGTCGGGATGCTGTTCGTCAAAGGCGACTGGAAAGAGTACGCGAACGTCATCTTCGAGGGCATGACCCGCCGCGTCGCGGCGACCGCCATCGTCGCGTGGCTCTGGGCAGGTATGTTCGCCCAGACGCTCCAAGACGGCGGCTTCGTGGACGGCCTTGTGTGGGCCGCACAGGTCATGCCTGTGAGCGACGCGCTCTTGCCCCAACTGTTCCCCGCCGTGACGTTCATCCTCGCCGCATTGCTCGCAACCGGTATCGGAACGGGATACGGGACGACCATCGCCTTCACTGGCCTGTTCTTCCCCGCTGGCCTCCTGCTCGGGGCGAACCCCGTGCTCCTGTTCGGCGCAATCCTCTCCGGCGCGGTGTTCGGGGACAACCTCGCACCCGTGAGCGACACGACCATCGTGAGCGCCGTCACCCAGGACTCAGACATCGGTGGCGTCGTCGCCTCCCGGTTCAAGTACGCCTTCGTGGCCGCCGCGCTGGCGTTCACCGCGTACATCATCATGGGCCTGTCGATGCCCGGAATCGACATCGGGCAGAACGCCCAACAACTGCTCGAAGCGCAGAGTAATCCGCTCGGCCTCGTCCACCTCATCTCGATGGGCGTCGTCATCGTGACGGCAATCCGCGGCCGCCACATCGTGGAAGCCATCTCGTGGGGTATCTTCACGGCCATCGCCGCGAGCCTCGCGTTCGGGCTTGCCTCTGTTCAAGACATTCTCGTGTTCAACGCGCCCGAAGGCGCACCGTTCGCCGCCATGCTCGACGTGCTTCCGTTCGTCCAAGTCGTCGAAGAAGGGACGGGCGTCGCCGGCAGCCTCGTCACTGGGGCCTCTGGCTTCTTCCCGCTCATCGTCCTGACGCTGCTCATCGTCGCCGGTGCGCAGGTCATGATTCGCGGTGGTGGCTTCGAAGCCCTCCAGAACCTCCTGCTCAACGTCGTCGCCACGAACGTCCGGCGCGCGGAGACGACGATGGTGCTCGGCACGGCCTCCGTGAACGCGATGATCACGATTAACACCGCGGCTGAAATCGCCATTGCGCCGTACATCTCGCGCATGGGCGAGAAGTTCAACATCAACGGCTACCGCCGAGCGAACATCTTAGACGCGAACACCTCCGCACTCGGGTACATCTTCCCGTGGGCAGGTGGCGTCCTCGTCGGCGTAACCCAGATGGAGCAACTCGCCGCAAACAACGGCGAATTTGCGTGGTTTACCCAAGAGATGGTCGTGAACGCCATCTCCGTGGTGCCGTTCGTCTTCCACGGCTGGTTCCTCGTCGGCGTGTTCCTGCTCGCTGCGCTCACCGGCTACGGGCGCGAATACATCCCAGATCGTGAATCGAAGGAGGTGGCTCGCGTATGA
- the cofD gene encoding 2-phospho-L-lactate transferase, with protein sequence MVTFLAGGTGTPKLLSGADAVFSPADTTVVGNTGDDVELGGLLVCPDIDTVLFSRGGVLDTERWWGIKNDTEETNRALHDLAEDAGFAPGPRYLPADTQTDGRRLARWRRFSGVGEFMTIGDRDRAVHITRTSLLDEGHSLTEVTQTLAAAFDVDLTVLPMSDDPMASIIHTDEGEMHFQEFWVGKRAEPEVERVEFRGAEDARATPAVLSALENPVVIGPSNPVTSIGPMLAIPKIRDALAETTVVAVSPFIEDTVFSGPAGDLMAASGFDPSTAGVAESYPFADAFVLDTDDDTPLDRPTVKTDTRMDTQADATRVAEAVAAALEVA encoded by the coding sequence ATGGTCACGTTTCTCGCAGGCGGCACGGGAACACCCAAGCTTCTCTCGGGTGCCGATGCCGTCTTTTCGCCCGCAGACACCACCGTCGTCGGCAACACCGGCGACGACGTGGAACTCGGCGGCCTCCTCGTCTGCCCCGACATTGACACCGTCCTCTTCTCGCGAGGCGGCGTCCTCGACACCGAACGGTGGTGGGGCATTAAAAACGACACCGAAGAGACGAATCGCGCGCTCCACGACCTCGCAGAAGACGCGGGCTTCGCTCCCGGTCCGCGCTATCTCCCCGCCGACACACAGACCGACGGCAGACGACTCGCTCGCTGGCGACGATTTTCTGGTGTCGGTGAGTTCATGACCATCGGAGACCGCGACCGCGCGGTACACATCACCCGGACGAGCCTCCTCGACGAAGGCCACTCGCTGACCGAAGTCACACAGACGCTCGCAGCCGCCTTCGACGTAGACCTCACGGTCCTGCCGATGAGCGACGACCCCATGGCGAGCATCATCCACACAGACGAAGGCGAAATGCACTTTCAGGAGTTCTGGGTCGGTAAACGTGCCGAACCGGAAGTCGAGCGCGTGGAGTTCCGCGGAGCGGAGGACGCCCGCGCGACGCCTGCCGTCCTCTCAGCCCTCGAAAATCCCGTCGTCATCGGGCCGTCGAATCCCGTCACGAGCATTGGCCCGATGCTCGCCATCCCCAAAATCCGGGACGCACTCGCGGAGACAACGGTCGTCGCCGTCTCGCCATTCATCGAAGACACGGTATTCTCCGGGCCTGCGGGCGACCTCATGGCTGCGTCGGGCTTCGACCCGAGTACGGCGGGCGTTGCAGAATCCTACCCGTTCGCGGATGCGTTCGTCCTCGACACCGACGACGACACCCCACTCGACCGCCCAACCGTGAAAACGGATACACGCATGGATACGCAAGCGGACGCCACCCGCGTCGCAGAGGCCGTCGCCGCCGCGTTGGAGGTGGCCTGA
- a CDS encoding tRNA-dihydrouridine synthase translates to MFEPRVALASLSGESDAAWAREGSANAGAAFLGGVSLDEQTRNAASKLVARDRTEFLPDDPLAFIDGELAALADAALVPAVNVRTVTTEPLHEAAQLCVSHDAILELNAHCRQAEMCAVGAGETLLADTDRLCEYVSVAAETGATVSVKVRAEVEGVNLEETAKRVDAAGADILHVDAMDSEAVIAEVAKSDLFIIANNGVRGTETVREYVAYGADAVSVGRASDNPTVMARVRHAVDQFGGAR, encoded by the coding sequence ATGTTCGAACCGCGTGTCGCGCTCGCCAGCCTTTCGGGAGAGTCGGACGCCGCGTGGGCGCGCGAGGGGTCTGCCAACGCCGGAGCCGCGTTCCTTGGTGGCGTTTCTCTTGACGAACAGACGCGCAATGCGGCCAGCAAACTCGTCGCCCGTGACCGAACCGAGTTCCTCCCGGACGACCCGCTCGCGTTCATCGACGGAGAGTTGGCTGCCCTTGCAGACGCGGCGCTCGTGCCTGCAGTGAACGTCCGAACCGTCACGACCGAACCACTCCACGAGGCTGCACAACTGTGTGTTTCCCACGACGCCATCCTCGAACTCAACGCCCACTGCCGACAAGCCGAGATGTGCGCGGTGGGCGCAGGCGAAACGCTCCTTGCGGATACCGACCGACTCTGTGAGTACGTTTCTGTGGCAGCAGAGACGGGCGCGACGGTGAGCGTAAAGGTTCGCGCCGAAGTCGAAGGCGTCAACCTCGAGGAGACGGCCAAACGAGTTGACGCCGCCGGAGCCGACATCCTCCACGTCGATGCGATGGACTCAGAGGCCGTCATCGCGGAGGTGGCCAAGTCCGACCTGTTCATCATCGCCAACAACGGCGTGCGCGGTACGGAGACCGTGAGAGAGTACGTCGCCTACGGTGCGGATGCGGTGAGCGTCGGGCGGGCGAGCGACAATCCGACGGTCATGGCACGGGTTCGCCACGCGGTCGACCAGTTCGGAGGTGCGCGATGA